From Humisphaera borealis, the proteins below share one genomic window:
- a CDS encoding aldo/keto reductase encodes MRTQLIGRSPLVATRLSYGCWRLVSTMNPAEVTPDREAEGRRAVIAAYEAGYTLFDHADIYCAGVCEKVFGDVLRQVAGMRDRVLIATKCGIILPAPGVQHRYDFSRDHILRSCEQSLQRLGVDTIDLYQLHRPDLLMNPAEVAGAFNTLRQQGKVGEFGVSNFSPSFVTALQSACPFPLAVNQVEVHLARLDCFYDGTLDQCLAQKITPMAWSPLGGGVLGDGGTVEASNPKAAVLSKLQHVMDEVAGKYGISRSVLAVAWLLKHPSGIVPIIGTIKPQRIAEMVKADDVELSREDWYKLLVAARGEALP; translated from the coding sequence CGAACCCAACTCATCGGCCGCTCACCGCTTGTCGCGACTCGTCTTAGTTACGGCTGCTGGCGCCTTGTCAGCACCATGAACCCGGCCGAGGTCACCCCCGACCGCGAAGCCGAAGGCCGCCGGGCTGTCATCGCCGCCTACGAGGCCGGCTACACCCTCTTCGACCACGCCGACATCTACTGCGCCGGCGTCTGCGAGAAAGTCTTCGGCGACGTGCTGCGCCAGGTCGCCGGCATGCGCGACCGCGTGCTCATCGCCACCAAGTGCGGCATCATCCTTCCCGCGCCCGGCGTTCAGCACCGCTACGACTTCTCCCGCGACCACATCCTGCGATCCTGCGAACAGTCGCTCCAGCGGCTCGGCGTCGACACGATCGACCTCTACCAGCTCCACCGCCCCGACCTGCTGATGAACCCCGCCGAGGTCGCCGGCGCCTTCAATACCCTCCGCCAGCAGGGCAAGGTGGGCGAGTTCGGCGTCAGCAACTTCAGCCCGTCGTTCGTGACGGCGTTGCAATCGGCCTGCCCGTTTCCGCTGGCGGTGAACCAGGTCGAAGTCCACCTCGCCCGGCTCGACTGCTTCTACGACGGAACGCTCGACCAGTGCCTCGCCCAGAAGATCACCCCGATGGCCTGGAGCCCGCTCGGCGGCGGTGTGCTCGGCGACGGCGGCACGGTCGAGGCGTCGAATCCGAAGGCGGCCGTGCTCAGCAAGTTGCAGCACGTCATGGACGAAGTCGCCGGCAAGTACGGCATCAGCCGATCGGTGCTCGCCGTCGCCTGGCTGCTGAAGCACCCCAGCGGCATTGTGCCGATCATCGGAACCATCAAGCCGCAGCGCATCGCCGAGATGGTCAAGGCCGACGACGTCGAGCTGAGCCGCGAGGACTGGTACAAGCTCCTGGTGGCGGCGCGCGGGGAAGCGTTGCCCTGA